From a single Raphanus sativus cultivar WK10039 chromosome 3, ASM80110v3, whole genome shotgun sequence genomic region:
- the LOC108846625 gene encoding uncharacterized protein LOC108846625: MALLLNQYSPKLFIRKPVLVRASSGSSSSPVQTPPCVVLGADPCGADHVLLRFAYATRNFPKLIKKAPVELVYNDAEVTTVGSSHGWVASLMHDVGTLSLHDDLNPVASDANPKRISLPPLVTVPYCQTQIITNVSLSSLSPEEKDCVVAVKFMGPQLSYCRPSAQGNSKWFNIRIANPSFFSSRVIFSKKHNMFRIPASGGQLIASWNLCKDEHTPKIQVLRYHNLPELSEAEREVMDTCFTTQHLVESQSTGETILVKCFRQTVDGGASSKIKAVMVFKVSPMGNAFYTRHIGDLTIFISKSEPFCVRASSFPGVSPNEVYILDIDEIVLVRLDDSAISTFAYRVVAPYFFPPQNIEY; encoded by the coding sequence ATGGCTCTCCTTCTGAACCAGTACTCCCCGAAGCTCTTCATTCGGAAACCGGTGTTGGTAAGAGCCTCTTCTGGCAGCTCATCTTCCCCGGTGCAAACCCCTCCTTGTGTCGTCTTAGGCGCCGATCCTTGTGGGGCGGATCATGTATTACTCAGATTTGCATATGCTACTAGAAATTTTCCTAAATTGATAAAAAAGGCGCCTGTCGAGTTGGTGTATAACGATGCAGAAGTAACAACAGTCGGGTCCTCTCATGGATGGGTAGCCTCTTTGATGCATGACGTAGGAACTCTAAGTCTCCATGATGATCTAAACCCGGTTGCATCTGATGCAAATCCAAAACGTATCTCCCTGCCTCCTCTTGTAACTGTGCCTTATTGCCAAACCCAAATTATCACCAACGTGTCCTTGTCCTCACTATCTCCAGAGGAAAAAGATTGTGTCGTGGCTGTTAAGTTCATGGGACCTCAACTCAGCTACTGCAGACCCTCTGCTCAAGGCAACTCCAAGTGGTTCAACATCAGGATCGCAAACCCTAGCTTCTTCTCCTCCCGTGTCATCTTTTCCAAGAAACATAACATGTTTCGCATACCTGCATCTGGAGGCCAACTCATTGCATCATGGAATCTCTGCAAAGACGAGCACACACCCAAGATTCAGGTGTTGCGATATCATAACCTTCCGGAGCTGAGCGAAGCCGAACGTGAGGTTATGGATACCTGTTTCACGACCCAACACTTGGTGGAATCACAATCCACAGGTGAAACCATTTTGGTCAAGTGTTTCAGACAGACCGTGGACGGTGGTGCCAGTTCGAAAATAAAAGCTGTAATGGTGTTCAAGGTAAGCCCCATGGGAAATGCTTTTTACACTCGCCACATTGGAGATCTCACCATTTTCATCTCAAAGTCTGAGCCATTCTGTGTCCGTGCTAGCTCTTTTCCTGGGGTGAGTCCTAACGAAGTCTATATCTTGGATATCGACGAGATCGTACTTGTCAGGCTTGATGATTCTGCCATCTCAACTTTTGCTTACAGGGTCGTGGCCCCTTACTTTTTTCCACCTCAAAATATAGAATATTAA
- the LOC108845442 gene encoding uncharacterized protein LOC108845442, producing MSLLLGHSPNLFIRKPVLRKPVFARASAGGSFSLVQTPPCFVIDADPFGAYHVLVDYAYFMKNRPLLLKQAPVELVYNDEAVTTIGSSHGWVASLMHDVGTLRLHDDLNPVASNLDPKRISLPPLVTLPHCQTQIVTNVSLSSLSPEEEDCVVAVKFLGPQLSYCRPSSAQDSKSKWFNIRIANPSFFSSRVMFSKKHNMFCIPGSGGQLIASWDLCKDEHTPKIQVLRYHNLPKLSDAEREVMDTCFTTDHLVESQSTGETILVKCFRQTVDGGTSLKTKAVMVFKVSAKGSAFYTRDIGDLTIFISKSEPFCVRASSFPGMSPNEVYILDVDEMSFFKLDDSTISTYTDRVVAPYFFPPQNIEY from the coding sequence ATGTCTCTCCTTCTCGGCCACTCCCCGAACCTCTTCATTCGTAAACCGGTGTTACGTAAACCGGTGTTCGCAAGAGCCTCTGCTGGCGGTTCATTTTCCCTGGTGCAAACCCCTCCTTGTTTCGTCATTGACGCGGATCCTTTTGGGGCGTATCATGTATTAGTCGATTATgcatattttatgaaaaatcgTCCTTTATTGTTAAAACAGGCGCCAGTCGAGTTGGTGTATAACGATGAAGCGGTAACAACAATCGGGTCCTCTCATGGCTGGGTAGCCTCTTTGATGCATGACGTAGGCACTCTGCGTCTCCATGATGATCTAAACCCCGTTGCATCGAATTTAGATCCAAAACGCATATCGCTGCCTCCTCTTGTAACTTTGCCTCATTGCCAAACCCAAATCGTCACCAACGTGTCCTTGTCCTCACTATCCCCAGAGGAAGAAGATTGTGTCGTGGCTGTCAAGTTCTTGGGACCCCAACTCAGCTACTGCAGACCCTCCTCTGCTCAAGACAGCAAGTCCAAGTGGTTCAACATCAGGATCGCAAACCCTAGCTTCTTCTCCTCCCGTGTCATGTTTTCCAAGAAACATAACATGTTTTGCATACCTGGATCTGGAGGCCAACTCATTGCATCATGGGATCTCTGTAAAGACGAGCACACACCCAAGATTCAAGTGTTGCGATATCATAATCTTCCCAAGCTGAGCGATGCCGAACGTGAGGTTATGGATACCTGTTTCACCACCGATCACTTGGTGGAATCACAATCCACAGGTGAAACCATTTTGGTCAAGTGTTTCAGACAGACCGTGGACGGTGGTACCAGTTTGAAAACAAAAGCTGTAATGGTGTTCAAAGTAAGCGCCAAGGGAAGTGCATTTTACACTCGAGACATTGGAGATCTCACCATTTTCATCTCAAAGTCTGAGCCATTCTGTGTCCGTGCTAGCTCTTTTCCTGGGATGAGTCCTAACGAAGTCTATATCTTGGATGTCGACGAGATGTCATTTTTCAAGCTTGATGATTCTACCATCTCAACTTATACTGACAGAGTCGTGGCCCCTTACTTTTTTCCACCTCAAAATATTGAATATTAA